The genomic stretch CCTATCAGTCATGTATCcagtttttcatttttttcctaCACAATTGTTTATTTGTGCACTTATTTTGTATTACATTAAGTGTTTATTTAAATTCTTTAATAAAACCTATGAAAAAGTTGAACATATAAGTATGACTAAACATCAACATAGCTTCTCGCTACGGTAATTAACAATATTACACATAAACTTCTGCCAAATACTGAATCCTTTTCATGCAACGACAAACCACACAAGAGGACAAACAAGAGAAGGTCAAACATAGTGGTCCCCATGCAAGTATACATGGATTAGTTTAACATGAAAGTCACATTAAAGAGCTACGGATGGTGGCAACATCATAATCACACAAAAGTAGTCCATACTAACAAACATGCGGTTGGATGGAACCCTTGAACGAAAGCTTCACTCATCTACACCAGTTTAGACAAGTTGTGGAATAGTTCCAGAACCTAAAACAAtgtcattcatcaaaatcaTTATCAAGATGCAAAACCCTATTAGTCTAACATACTAATTGTTTATGCATGCAGTTACAAACTTATTGATTTGGACCAACACCGTCGCTGGTTTCGAATGACTTTTGCCCACGGTATCGGTGAAATGGAACCGTCTTCATGGATTCTACCTGGGACATGCAAAGAGACCCACCTCCGAACACTTCTTCTATCCTGATTGTTTGATCATTGGATCCAGTCATGTCGAGTTCAGCAACCTAAATAACTCACAATTATTACCAATTCTCATATCATTAAAAGGTTCTTCACATAAAAAACCTTAAGTAAGAAACCGTTGCTGCCAAGTATCTAAGCAAATTAAAAACCTTCACGCTTTAccaaaaaagaaatttataaaACAATCTATATTACCTCCTCACTTTGTCCCTCGTCTTCATCCGAATCCAATGTATCCAGTCGAGCCCTTTTGCCCCTTCGAGGCCTTCCATCTATGCAAGTCCTCTTAGTATGCCCCGACTTGTTGCACTTAGAACACTTTCTCTTGGACGCGTTCCTCTTATGACGCCTTGGTGCTCCTTTTGTTCGCACAACAATAGGATCTCGAACTTCACCGCATGCCTTAGAGTTCCTAGATTGGAGACCTTTAGCCAACTCTGATTCCAAGGTTGCACATAGTCGGCGAATCCCCTCCAAAGCAACAGCGAATAACCCAACCTGCTGGGCACCTAAAAAGAACAACCATCGTGACACCGAATGAAGTGCTCCGTGGCGAAGCAAAAACACTCTATTACCCCCGTCATCTGTTTTCTTGACGTATGCCTCTAATGATTTTGCTTCTTTGGTCCAACGCTTCAACACAAGATTACTAGGTATTGTCAACATGTGTTCATACTtcatcacaaaaaatatatatttgcaTGAAAATCCCTGAATTTTCCAAAAATTACAATGACATTCTAATTTACCCATATTCTTA from Arachis stenosperma cultivar V10309 chromosome 9, arast.V10309.gnm1.PFL2, whole genome shotgun sequence encodes the following:
- the LOC130949505 gene encoding protein FAR1-RELATED SEQUENCE 5-like, whose translation is MRVEDFEVEWAQAVADYGLQDALWWNQVYGKKEMWANAFLCEKFCAGYRTTSRCEGINSVCKIFLESKHSMLELVQNLELPVRVYRNNELLAQFREIESVSSVNFVGVRRSLTTKVHTVEEYGYPGRHIIVLCDKNMGKLECHCNFWKIQGFSCKYIFFVMKYEHMLTIPSNLVLKRWTKEAKSLEAYVKKTDDGGNRVFLLRHGALHSVSRWLFFLGAQQVGLFAVALEGIRRLCATLESELAKGLQSRNSKACGEVRDPIVVRTKGAPRRHKRNASKRKCSKCNKSGHTKRTCIDGRPRRGKRARLDTLDSDEDEGQSEEVAELDMTGSNDQTIRIEEVFGGGSLCMSQVLELFHNLSKLV